Proteins co-encoded in one Polynucleobacter sp. MWH-UH19D genomic window:
- a CDS encoding Bax inhibitor-1 family protein: MSDLNSYGFGQAGSISTVQVRNRVLRNTYALLALSMVPTVIGAWLGVAMGLDLFAGSPFLGFIVFMAVAFGFFWAIDKNKDTGVGVLLLLGFTFFMGIMLSRLVGFTLNSYSNGAALIMLSFGGTAAIFATMATIATVSKSDFAGMGKWLMVGVLLLIVASLANIWLQLPALMLTVMVLAIAIFSAFILVDVQRVVNGGETNYIMATLAIYLDVYNVFTNLLALLGIFGGDRD, encoded by the coding sequence ATGAGTGACCTTAACTCTTACGGCTTTGGCCAGGCTGGCTCAATTAGTACCGTTCAAGTACGCAACCGCGTACTGCGCAATACCTATGCTCTCTTAGCGCTTTCCATGGTGCCTACCGTCATTGGCGCTTGGCTAGGTGTTGCTATGGGTCTTGACCTGTTTGCTGGCAGCCCATTCTTGGGTTTCATCGTCTTTATGGCGGTTGCTTTTGGTTTCTTCTGGGCAATTGATAAGAATAAAGACACTGGTGTCGGTGTTCTGCTCTTATTGGGCTTCACCTTCTTCATGGGCATCATGCTCTCTCGCCTCGTTGGTTTTACGCTCAACAGCTACAGCAATGGCGCAGCACTCATCATGTTGTCATTCGGTGGCACAGCGGCAATCTTCGCAACCATGGCAACAATCGCTACGGTGAGCAAGAGTGACTTTGCTGGCATGGGCAAATGGTTGATGGTGGGTGTTTTACTCTTGATCGTTGCCTCTTTGGCAAATATCTGGTTGCAATTACCAGCCCTGATGTTGACTGTGATGGTCTTGGCTATCGCCATCTTCTCTGCTTTCATCTTGGTTGATGTGCAGCGTGTTGTAAATGGTGGTGAAACCAACTACATCATGGCCACCCTTGCAATCTACTTAGATGTCTACAACGTATTCACCAACCTCTTAGCTCTCTTGGGCATCTTTGGTGGTGATCGCGACTAA
- the ndk gene encoding nucleoside-diphosphate kinase: MAIERTLSIIKPDAVAKNVIGKIYDRFESAGLKIVASKMAHLSQSEAEQFYAVHKERPFFKDLVNFMISGPVMIQVLQGEGAIAKNRDLMGATDPKKADKGTIRADFADSIDANAVHGSDAPETAAVEVAFFFPGMNVFNR, translated from the coding sequence ATGGCAATCGAACGCACCCTATCTATTATCAAACCTGATGCTGTCGCTAAAAACGTCATCGGCAAAATCTATGACCGTTTTGAATCAGCTGGTTTGAAGATTGTCGCGTCCAAAATGGCACATCTTTCTCAATCTGAAGCAGAGCAGTTCTATGCCGTTCACAAAGAGCGTCCTTTCTTCAAGGATTTGGTGAATTTCATGATTTCTGGTCCAGTCATGATTCAAGTATTGCAAGGTGAAGGCGCTATCGCTAAGAACCGCGACTTGATGGGTGCTACTGATCCTAAGAAAGCAGATAAAGGCACTATCCGTGCAGATTTTGCTGACAGCATCGATGCCAACGCGGTACACGGTTCTGACGCTCCTGAAACTGCTGCTGTGGAAGTTGCATTCTTCTTCCCTGGCATGAACGTTTTCAATCGTTAA
- the rlmN gene encoding 23S rRNA (adenine(2503)-C(2))-methyltransferase RlmN → MTSPRVNLLDFDADQLAAYVAGLNEKPFRAKQLMQWIHQRGVSNINDMSDLAKSFRATLLDKAEILSLPVIKDEHAQDGTRKWLLDVGAGNAVESVYIPEDDRGTLCISSQAGCAVNCRFCSTGHQGFSRNLSSGEIIGQLWFAEHLLRNDPDAVRRIEKYPTPGWEHTGRVISNVVMMGMGEPLLNYDNVVSALHLMLDDRAYGLSRRRVTVSTSGVVPMIDRLAQDCPVALAVSLHAPNDALRDQLVPLNQKYPLRELLDACERYLPFAPRDFLTFEYCMLDGVNDSDIQAKELVRLLKNIKCKINLIPFNPFPESGLKRSPAQRVNTFASILLDAGMVATVRKTRGDDIAAACGQLAGDVVDRTRVRERAVHDAEIIVDTQSNEQPIEWLKKLN, encoded by the coding sequence TTGACCTCCCCGCGCGTAAATCTCTTAGATTTTGACGCTGACCAACTGGCGGCGTATGTCGCGGGGTTAAACGAAAAGCCCTTTAGGGCAAAGCAACTCATGCAGTGGATACATCAACGTGGTGTATCCAACATTAATGACATGAGTGATTTAGCAAAGAGTTTTCGGGCTACCTTGCTCGATAAAGCTGAAATACTCTCTTTACCTGTTATCAAAGACGAGCATGCCCAAGATGGCACCCGCAAGTGGCTATTGGATGTGGGCGCAGGCAATGCGGTGGAGTCGGTTTACATTCCAGAAGATGATCGTGGCACATTGTGCATTTCTTCTCAGGCTGGCTGCGCTGTCAACTGCCGTTTTTGTTCCACCGGACATCAAGGCTTCTCACGCAATCTCAGCTCAGGTGAAATCATCGGTCAACTTTGGTTTGCTGAACATCTATTGCGTAATGATCCAGATGCGGTTCGCCGTATTGAAAAATATCCAACACCAGGTTGGGAACATACCGGTCGTGTGATTTCGAATGTGGTGATGATGGGTATGGGCGAGCCCTTGCTCAACTATGACAATGTCGTCTCGGCATTGCACCTGATGCTAGATGATCGAGCATATGGGCTATCTCGTCGTCGTGTGACAGTATCCACATCGGGTGTCGTGCCCATGATTGATCGTTTAGCGCAAGATTGCCCTGTAGCACTAGCAGTCTCTTTGCATGCACCCAACGATGCCTTGCGTGATCAACTCGTGCCACTCAATCAGAAATACCCTTTACGGGAATTGCTCGATGCTTGCGAACGCTATTTGCCATTTGCGCCCAGAGACTTTTTGACTTTTGAATACTGCATGCTTGATGGTGTAAACGATTCTGATATTCAAGCAAAAGAATTAGTGCGTTTATTAAAGAACATTAAGTGCAAGATCAATCTGATTCCATTTAATCCATTTCCAGAGTCAGGCTTAAAGCGTTCACCAGCGCAACGCGTGAATACCTTTGCCAGCATTCTTTTGGATGCGGGCATGGTGGCAACTGTACGTAAGACTCGGGGCGATGATATTGCCGCTGCTTGTGGCCAATTGGCAGGAGATGTGGTTGATCGCACTCGTGTTCGAGAGCGCGCAGTTCATGATGCTGAGATCATCGTTGACACTCAATCAAATGAACAGCCAATTGAATGGCTCAAGAAATTAAATTGA